In Silene latifolia isolate original U9 population chromosome X, ASM4854445v1, whole genome shotgun sequence, the following proteins share a genomic window:
- the LOC141619817 gene encoding uncharacterized protein LOC141619817, with protein sequence MSLSFVKSLDKEVVLEEEDIASEVNYWSCTLVGTVMGKQTSIAELNALVSKHWSHITSPEILYFSKGWYYFRFLDSEDMARIQSESWNVNGFPLVFKPWSPTVAEELDAVSTVPVWVLFPNLDPCFWSQAALSKVASFVRKPICADEPTTLKSKIAFAQILVEVDLSKELPRGMTLQTPYRGTVLQKIDYEWLPYYCHLCHKIGHTKDRCNKNKTKKVYQPKPKEAGEPSAPVPTADKDGFKTVQSSSKTAVLPATTAIT encoded by the coding sequence ATGTCTCTATCCTTTGTTAAGAGTCTGGATAAAGAGGTTGTCCTAGAGGAGGAAGATATCGCGTCTGAGGTGAATTATTGGAGTTGTACTCTGGTAGGTACTGTAATGGGAAAACAAACCTCTATTGCTGAACTTAATGCCTTGGTGTCTAAGCACTGGAGTCATATTACATCTCCTGAGATCTTGTATTTCTCGAAAGGGTGGTACTACTTCAGGTTTTTAGATTCTGAGGATATGGCTCGTATTCAGTCTGAATCCTGGAATGTTAATGGGTTCCCTTTGGTTTTTAAGCCATGGTCACCTACTGTTGCAGAAGAACTTGATGCAGTCTCGACTGTTCCAGTTTGGGTCCTATTTCCCAACTTGGATCCCTGTTTTTGGTCTCAAGCAGCCTTGAGTAAGGTAGCTAGCTTCGTTAGAAAACCTATTTGTGCTGATGAACCAACTACTCTTAAGAGTAAAATTGCTTTTGCCCAAATTCTTGTGGAAGTGGATCTTTCAAAGGAGCTTCCAAGGGGGATGACTTTGCAAACACCTTATAGGGGAACTGTTTTGCAGAAAATAGACTATGAATGGCTTCCATACTATTGTCACCTCTGTCATAAGATTGGACATACTAAGGATCGTTGCAATAAGAACAAGACCAAAAAGGTCTATCAGCCAAAGCCAAAGGAAGCTGGGGAACCATCTGCTCCAGTGCCTACTGCTGATAAGGATGGGTTTAAAACTGTTCAGTCTTCCTCTAAAACTGCAGTTTTGCCTGCTACCACTGCTATTACTTAG